In one window of Sandaracinaceae bacterium DNA:
- a CDS encoding suppressor of fused domain protein → MRLPPIRIRTRLGKGPLAALYGEQDPFCYTSSGTRAEPLTTVSVFEATPQETVAHWHYVAFGLRDRFGLELTFRLARREGAVPDWPVTLLQRFARHVVESGVPFEEGHYLCLPEPVDPDGTLRCAALVRDPELRESEVPLYYQVVALHERELSRMSEDGWTALIARLAAATPLFVTRPGRAALPA, encoded by the coding sequence ATGCGCCTTCCGCCCATACGCATCCGGACTCGGCTGGGGAAGGGGCCCCTCGCGGCCCTCTACGGGGAGCAGGACCCCTTCTGCTACACGAGCTCGGGCACCCGCGCCGAGCCGCTCACCACCGTGAGCGTGTTCGAGGCGACGCCGCAGGAGACCGTCGCGCACTGGCACTACGTCGCCTTCGGCCTCCGTGACCGCTTCGGGCTCGAGCTGACCTTCCGGCTCGCGCGCCGAGAGGGCGCCGTCCCCGACTGGCCGGTCACGCTGCTCCAGCGCTTCGCGCGCCACGTGGTGGAGAGCGGCGTCCCGTTCGAGGAAGGCCACTACCTCTGCCTCCCGGAGCCGGTCGACCCGGACGGCACGCTCCGGTGCGCCGCGCTCGTGCGCGACCCGGAGCTCCGCGAGAGCGAGGTGCCGCTCTACTACCAGGTCGTGGCGCTCCACGAGCGGGAGCTGTCGCGCATGTCCGAGGACGGCTGGACGGCGCTGATCGCGCGCCTCGCGGCCGCGACCCCGCTCTTCGTCACACGACCCGGGCGCGCCGCGCTGCCCGCCTGA
- a CDS encoding cupin domain-containing protein: MHAHWLESEQSIDPDRLKAEGVHYERLDLGAHQTALDALKAAQGYVHQDEVALRPDTENLEAICAKFTGEHLHTEDEVRFVLEGAGVFDIRSRDDRWMRVTVEAGDLIVVPKDRHHRFFLTDEKTIHCVRLFQDPSGWTPQYREP; this comes from the coding sequence ATGCACGCCCACTGGCTCGAGAGCGAACAGAGCATTGACCCCGACCGGCTGAAGGCCGAGGGCGTGCACTACGAGCGCCTGGACCTCGGCGCCCACCAGACCGCGCTCGACGCGCTCAAGGCCGCGCAGGGCTACGTGCACCAGGACGAGGTCGCGCTGCGTCCGGACACCGAGAACCTCGAGGCCATCTGCGCGAAGTTCACGGGTGAGCACCTGCACACCGAAGACGAGGTGCGCTTCGTGCTCGAGGGCGCGGGCGTGTTCGACATCCGCTCGCGGGACGACCGCTGGATGCGGGTCACGGTGGAGGCGGGCGACCTCATCGTCGTGCCGAAGGACCGCCACCACCGCTTCTTCCTCACGGACGAGAAGACCATCCACTGCGTGCGCCTGTTTCAGGACCCGAGCGGCTGGACGCCGCAGTACCGGGAGCCGTAG
- the mtnB gene encoding methylthioribulose 1-phosphate dehydratase, protein MTDDPREIICELCRQFYDQGWVSGTGGGISIRQGERVYMAPSGVQKERLKPEDLFVLDADGEVLEAPAGDAKVSACAPLFYNAFRLRGAGAVLHSHSVNAMLATLISGDAFRVTHLEMMKGITGVGYHDELVVPIIENTAHECDLADSMAAAIEAHPKSHAVLVRRHGVYVWGEDWVQAKTHAECYDYLFEAAVQMRKLGFDPNEGPRAPELEGKPHLTH, encoded by the coding sequence GTGACCGACGACCCGCGCGAGATCATCTGCGAGCTGTGCCGCCAGTTCTACGACCAGGGCTGGGTGAGCGGGACCGGCGGCGGGATCAGCATCCGCCAGGGGGAGCGCGTCTACATGGCCCCGAGCGGGGTCCAGAAGGAGCGGTTGAAGCCCGAGGACCTCTTCGTGCTCGACGCGGACGGAGAGGTGCTCGAGGCCCCGGCCGGCGACGCGAAGGTCAGCGCCTGCGCGCCGCTCTTCTACAACGCCTTCCGGCTCCGCGGCGCGGGCGCGGTGCTCCACAGCCACAGCGTCAACGCGATGCTCGCCACCCTCATCTCGGGCGACGCCTTCCGCGTGACGCACCTCGAGATGATGAAGGGCATCACGGGGGTCGGGTACCACGACGAGCTGGTCGTGCCGATCATCGAGAACACGGCGCACGAGTGCGATCTCGCCGACTCGATGGCGGCCGCGATCGAGGCCCACCCGAAGAGCCACGCGGTGCTCGTGCGACGGCACGGGGTCTACGTCTGGGGCGAGGACTGGGTGCAGGCCAAGACCCACGCCGAGTGTTACGACTACCTCTTCGAGGCCGCGGTGCAGATGCGCAAGCTCGGCTTCGATCCGAACGAGGGTCCGCGCGCGCCCGAGCTCGAGGGCAAGCCGCACCTGACGCACTGA